One Halovivax ruber XH-70 genomic region harbors:
- a CDS encoding ADP-dependent glucokinase/phosphofructokinase — translation MTTERERLDADIAALDGLPLFVAYNANVDGIVRVDDDLEAFLERPSEPGDRLPPDPLDSRRNLAAAIAHTMAAGRGDEIAMTGAFAAALEAELSPDAQQMGGQTGIMTNLVSSLGAAPIAYTYLLSERQVSLFDRPDRVQYPLVEGGTVRLVPLAEAVNTDRTKINWVFEFRTGDELFGVRATDDSRFIAASRPPEFDLSAGALDAAVDQVGARVDGALLAGYHNLTPAHVDGDYAGRLRHARDVIRGLRAGGDVDVHVEYAVTHDDDLRASIYEWILPEADVIGADTHELSLLADDAGLDVVPARPTEETPFNPDEILAHYQILSALRAELGVDCIRLHVMEYHLAVMESYHPPDAVRRGLEFAAINAATKAARGDITAPADLETGLTYDPSAKGREAVERLADHVGASTEGGQLATPTVVACPNRVVEDPAGTVGIGDIVSASSFAIETAVANDRDGDR, via the coding sequence ATGACCACCGAGCGCGAGCGGCTCGACGCCGACATCGCCGCCCTGGACGGATTGCCCCTGTTCGTCGCGTACAACGCGAACGTGGACGGCATCGTCCGGGTCGACGACGACCTCGAGGCGTTCCTCGAGCGACCGTCCGAACCCGGCGATCGACTGCCGCCGGACCCGCTCGACTCGCGGCGCAATCTCGCGGCGGCAATCGCGCACACGATGGCGGCCGGCCGGGGCGACGAGATCGCGATGACCGGCGCGTTCGCCGCCGCCCTCGAGGCGGAGCTTTCGCCCGACGCCCAGCAGATGGGCGGTCAGACGGGTATCATGACCAACCTCGTCTCCTCGCTGGGGGCGGCCCCGATTGCGTACACCTACCTGCTCTCGGAGCGCCAGGTGTCGCTGTTCGACCGCCCCGACCGGGTCCAGTACCCGCTCGTCGAGGGCGGGACGGTCAGGCTCGTCCCGCTCGCCGAGGCGGTAAACACCGACCGGACGAAGATCAACTGGGTGTTCGAGTTCAGGACCGGCGACGAACTGTTCGGCGTCCGGGCAACAGACGACTCCCGGTTCATCGCCGCGTCACGGCCCCCGGAGTTCGACCTGTCAGCGGGCGCCCTCGACGCGGCCGTCGACCAGGTCGGCGCCCGCGTCGACGGGGCGCTGCTGGCCGGCTATCACAACCTGACGCCGGCGCACGTCGACGGCGACTACGCGGGGCGGCTGCGTCACGCCCGGGACGTGATCCGCGGGCTCCGGGCCGGTGGCGACGTCGACGTCCACGTCGAGTACGCCGTGACTCACGACGACGACCTCCGAGCGAGCATCTACGAGTGGATCCTTCCGGAGGCGGACGTGATCGGGGCGGACACCCACGAACTCTCGCTGCTCGCCGACGACGCGGGTCTGGACGTCGTACCCGCGCGACCGACGGAGGAGACGCCGTTCAACCCCGACGAGATCCTCGCCCACTACCAGATACTCTCTGCGCTCCGCGCGGAACTCGGCGTCGACTGCATCCGGTTGCACGTGATGGAGTACCACCTCGCCGTGATGGAATCGTACCACCCGCCGGACGCGGTCCGACGCGGGCTTGAGTTCGCCGCCATCAACGCCGCGACCAAGGCCGCACGGGGCGACATCACGGCACCAGCCGACCTCGAGACAGGCCTGACGTACGACCCCTCCGCGAAGGGCCGGGAGGCCGTCGAACGCCTCGCCGACCATGTCGGCGCCTCGACCGAGGGCGGCCAGCTCGCGACGCCGACGGTCGTCGCCTGCCCGAACCGGGTCGTCGAGGACCCCGCCGGCACGGTCGGCATCGGCGACATCGTCTCCGCGTCGAGTTTCGCCATCGAAACGGCTGTCGCGAACGATCGCGACGGCGACCGGTAG
- the ppsA gene encoding pyruvate, water dikinase, producing MVENAFTRRLADVSGEDTDSVGGKSANLGELADLDVPVLPGFTTTAAAYDHYVEGTGVGEAIEAELADLDADDVADLQRRGETVRDLISEGEMPADLASRILERYEELADELGIDDPEVAVRSSATAEDLPEASFAGQQETFLNVAGRRELIDSIKHCFASLFTDRAIAYRENNDFDHFAVKLAVGVQKMGRADRASSGVLFTLDPDTGLEDVVTIEAAYGFGEPIVQGVVDPDRYVVFKPTTGIVEKAVGGKAQRMVRRNGGTKLESVPAEEREAFALSDDRIRELAEYATRIEEHFGRPQDIEWLVDGELDELFVVQARPETVHGAAAGNVLRTYDLAETAEEVLDGIAIGNAISSGSVRVLSDLREMDRVEDGDVLVTEMTDPDRGPVMKRSSAIVTDRGGKTSHAAIVSRELGVPAVVRTGNATEVLSNGTEVTVDCSTDTGRVFEGELEYDVTEEAVDELPETDADVRLILGDPGRAFALANLPVDGVGLAREEFIVTSHVGYHPLELLERGEEERFVDALRTGIAKIGAAFYPDDVVFRLSDFKTDEYRNLEGGWKYEPEEANPMLGWRGAARYYDEAFREAFRLECEALRQVREEVGLENVVVMVPFCRTPAEGERVLELLAEFGLPPAELDVWVMAELPANVVLADRFAALFDGFSVGSNDLTQLTLGVDRNSEKLAPLFDESDEAVTRTIESLIETAHDHDRPVGICGDAPSTIPEYTEFLLEAGIDSISVSPDVAVETLLTVAEHERNG from the coding sequence ATGGTAGAAAACGCGTTTACCAGGCGGTTGGCGGACGTCAGCGGCGAGGACACTGACTCGGTCGGGGGCAAGAGCGCGAACCTCGGGGAGCTCGCCGACCTGGACGTGCCCGTCCTGCCGGGATTCACGACGACGGCCGCGGCCTACGACCACTACGTCGAAGGGACCGGCGTCGGCGAGGCGATCGAGGCGGAACTCGCCGACCTCGACGCCGACGACGTGGCGGACCTCCAGCGGCGCGGCGAAACCGTCCGCGATCTCATCTCCGAGGGGGAGATGCCCGCGGACCTAGCGTCCCGAATCCTCGAGCGCTACGAGGAGCTCGCGGACGAGCTCGGGATCGACGACCCCGAGGTGGCCGTCAGGAGTTCCGCGACCGCCGAGGACCTGCCGGAGGCCTCCTTCGCCGGACAGCAGGAGACGTTCCTGAACGTCGCCGGGCGGCGGGAACTGATCGACTCGATCAAACACTGCTTCGCATCGCTGTTTACCGACCGGGCGATCGCCTACCGCGAGAACAACGACTTCGATCACTTCGCGGTCAAACTCGCCGTCGGGGTCCAGAAGATGGGGCGGGCGGACCGCGCGTCGTCGGGCGTGCTCTTCACCCTGGACCCCGACACCGGCCTCGAGGACGTCGTCACGATCGAGGCGGCCTACGGGTTCGGGGAACCGATCGTCCAAGGGGTGGTCGATCCCGACAGGTACGTCGTCTTCAAACCGACGACCGGGATCGTCGAGAAAGCGGTCGGCGGGAAGGCCCAGCGCATGGTTCGTCGGAACGGCGGCACCAAGCTCGAGTCGGTCCCGGCGGAGGAACGCGAGGCGTTCGCACTCTCCGACGACCGGATCCGGGAGCTGGCGGAGTACGCGACCCGCATCGAGGAACACTTCGGGCGGCCCCAGGACATCGAGTGGCTCGTCGACGGCGAACTGGACGAGCTGTTCGTCGTGCAGGCACGGCCGGAGACCGTCCACGGGGCGGCCGCGGGGAACGTCCTTCGCACGTACGATCTCGCGGAGACGGCCGAGGAGGTGCTCGACGGGATCGCAATCGGAAACGCCATCTCGTCCGGGTCCGTCCGCGTCCTCTCGGATCTCCGGGAGATGGACCGGGTCGAGGACGGCGACGTGCTCGTCACCGAGATGACCGACCCGGACAGGGGGCCCGTGATGAAGCGATCGAGCGCCATCGTGACCGATCGCGGCGGCAAGACGTCCCACGCGGCGATCGTCTCGCGGGAGCTCGGGGTCCCCGCGGTCGTCCGCACCGGGAACGCGACCGAGGTCCTGTCGAACGGAACCGAGGTGACGGTCGACTGCTCGACCGACACCGGACGGGTCTTCGAGGGCGAGCTCGAGTACGACGTGACCGAGGAGGCGGTCGACGAGCTTCCCGAGACGGACGCCGACGTCAGGCTGATCCTCGGGGACCCCGGCCGGGCGTTCGCGCTCGCGAACCTCCCGGTCGACGGCGTCGGACTGGCGCGCGAGGAGTTCATCGTCACGTCCCACGTGGGCTATCACCCGCTCGAGTTGCTCGAGCGCGGCGAGGAAGAGCGGTTCGTCGACGCGTTGCGGACCGGCATCGCGAAGATCGGCGCCGCATTCTACCCCGACGACGTCGTCTTCCGGCTCAGCGACTTCAAGACCGACGAGTACCGGAACCTCGAGGGCGGGTGGAAGTACGAACCCGAGGAGGCCAACCCGATGCTCGGCTGGCGGGGCGCCGCCCGGTACTACGACGAGGCGTTCCGCGAGGCGTTCCGGCTGGAGTGCGAGGCGCTCCGGCAAGTTCGCGAGGAGGTGGGCCTCGAGAACGTGGTCGTGATGGTCCCGTTCTGTCGCACGCCCGCGGAGGGCGAGCGCGTCCTCGAGCTCCTGGCTGAGTTCGGCCTGCCGCCCGCGGAGCTCGACGTCTGGGTGATGGCCGAGCTGCCCGCGAACGTCGTGCTCGCGGACCGCTTCGCGGCGCTGTTCGACGGCTTCTCCGTCGGCTCGAACGACCTCACCCAGCTCACCCTCGGCGTCGACCGGAACTCGGAGAAACTCGCGCCGCTGTTCGACGAGAGCGACGAGGCGGTCACCCGAACGATCGAGTCGCTGATCGAGACAGCCCACGACCACGACCGGCCGGTCGGGATCTGCGGCGACGCGCCCTCGACGATTCCGGAGTACACCGAGTTCCTGCTCGAGGCCGGCATCGACTCGATCTCGGTCTCGCCGGACGTCGCCGTCGAGACGTTGCTGACGGTCGCCGAACACGAGCGGAACGGGTGA
- a CDS encoding pro-sigmaK processing inhibitor BofA family protein — MPISGLGLLVLLFVLAFAFGAYRIIRTIKPFIVNAVVGLLGLLLLAWLGFGVEITPLVVLVVAIGGIPGAILVVLLAYLGIGFEPATVIALLAAI, encoded by the coding sequence ATGCCGATATCTGGTCTCGGACTGCTCGTCCTTCTGTTCGTCCTCGCGTTCGCGTTCGGCGCCTACCGGATCATCCGGACGATCAAGCCCTTCATCGTCAACGCCGTGGTCGGCCTGTTGGGCCTCCTGTTACTCGCCTGGCTCGGCTTCGGCGTCGAGATCACGCCGCTGGTCGTGCTCGTCGTCGCCATCGGCGGCATCCCCGGCGCGATCCTCGTCGTCCTGCTTGCCTACCTCGGGATCGGCTTCGAACCCGCTACAGTGATCGCGCTGCTCGCCGCGATCTAG
- a CDS encoding DUF7342 family protein — protein sequence MSEDEFDTDTGLRDRQTTGEDRVRMVARQLSEPQTANWIAAEADWSHGPTSRVLERLVEDGVLHCDDRGTHTTYYPDYRRQAMQESMRLRDGEHTVEELTDRLTDMKARIRGWQDEFDVETPNQLRGTIADEALDADEEDRRREIAGEWDHLQRRIEIVGFAVREWDFLAPTTEPAGANC from the coding sequence ATGAGCGAAGACGAATTTGATACGGACACGGGACTACGAGACCGGCAGACCACCGGCGAGGACCGCGTGCGGATGGTCGCCCGGCAGTTGTCGGAGCCACAGACGGCGAACTGGATCGCCGCCGAAGCGGACTGGTCGCACGGCCCCACAAGCCGCGTCCTCGAACGGCTCGTCGAGGACGGGGTCCTCCACTGTGACGACCGCGGCACGCACACGACGTACTACCCGGACTACCGCCGGCAGGCGATGCAGGAGTCGATGCGGCTACGAGACGGCGAGCACACTGTCGAGGAACTCACCGACCGCCTTACCGACATGAAGGCCCGGATCAGAGGGTGGCAGGACGAGTTCGACGTCGAAACACCGAACCAGCTTCGCGGTACCATCGCCGACGAGGCCCTCGACGCCGACGAGGAGGATCGCCGTCGCGAGATCGCCGGCGAGTGGGACCACCTGCAACGACGCATCGAGATCGTCGGGTTCGCCGTCCGCGAATGGGACTTTCTGGCTCCCACGACGGAGCCCGCCGGGGCGAACTGCTGA
- a CDS encoding DUF7342 family protein: MPDDTETGDDPAGPSMTRGERVRAAARTLRTPRTASWVADETDVSQKTAQKYLDQLVEDDVLRRLEHGDQTLYCVDQLMATYREVASLQREHDREELTTALESMRTTIADWKVEYDVDSPGQLRASISDVDDPSERTARRDVAGEWEHLADRIPVVKAALSEYDWAAERDAVPV; encoded by the coding sequence ATGCCCGACGATACCGAAACCGGTGACGATCCGGCCGGCCCGTCGATGACGCGCGGAGAGCGGGTCCGGGCGGCAGCGCGGACGCTCAGAACACCGCGTACCGCTTCCTGGGTCGCGGACGAGACGGACGTCTCGCAGAAGACGGCCCAGAAATACCTCGACCAGCTCGTCGAAGACGATGTCCTTCGACGGCTCGAACACGGTGATCAGACGCTCTACTGCGTCGACCAACTCATGGCCACCTACCGAGAGGTCGCCAGTCTCCAGCGCGAACACGACCGCGAGGAGTTGACCACCGCGCTCGAATCGATGCGGACGACGATCGCGGACTGGAAAGTCGAATACGACGTCGATTCACCCGGTCAACTGCGTGCCAGCATCTCCGACGTCGACGATCCGTCCGAGCGAACGGCTCGGCGAGACGTCGCCGGCGAGTGGGAGCATCTGGCCGACCGTATTCCGGTCGTCAAAGCTGCCCTCTCCGAGTACGACTGGGCCGCCGAACGGGACGCCGTCCCCGTGTGA
- a CDS encoding sulfurtransferase TusA family protein, translated as MSSQYDITETLDVKGQSCPMPVVKTKGAVDDLDEGQILEVVATDSGSMSDLAGWAEGTEGVTLLDQVEGDDVYKHYVEKTA; from the coding sequence ATGAGTTCGCAATACGACATCACCGAGACGCTCGACGTGAAAGGACAGTCCTGCCCAATGCCAGTCGTCAAGACGAAGGGGGCGGTCGACGACCTCGACGAGGGTCAGATCCTCGAAGTCGTCGCGACCGACTCCGGCAGCATGAGCGACCTCGCGGGCTGGGCCGAGGGGACCGAGGGCGTGACCCTCCTGGACCAGGTCGAGGGCGACGACGTCTACAAACACTACGTCGAGAAGACCGCGTAA
- a CDS encoding MBL fold metallo-hydrolase, which produces MADMDLPELDVEIESIEPSELKAQIDDGEQVTLLDTRMESEYDEWKIDGETVESINVPYFEFLDDEIDDDVLAQVPDDREVTVLCAKGGSSEYVAGVLKERGYETNHLEDGMNGWARIYERVEVSRYDGAGTLYQYQRPSSGCLGYLLVDGDEAAVVDPLRAFTTRYLDDADELDADLTYAIDTHIHADHISGVRALDDEGVEGVIPEASVDRGVTYADELTLAADGDEFAVGDATIETVSTPGHTSGMTSYLFDDSLLATGDGLFIESVARPDLEEGDDGAPEAAGQLYDSLQERVLTLPDDTLIGGAHFSDAADPAADGTYTAPIGQLEDEMDALTMAKDDFIELILSDMPPRPANYEDIIPTNLGQQAATDDEAFELELGPNNCAASQESLAGD; this is translated from the coding sequence ATGGCCGACATGGACTTACCCGAACTCGACGTGGAAATCGAATCGATCGAGCCGAGCGAGCTGAAAGCCCAGATCGACGACGGCGAGCAGGTCACACTGCTCGACACGCGCATGGAGTCGGAGTACGACGAGTGGAAGATCGACGGTGAGACCGTCGAATCAATCAACGTCCCCTACTTCGAGTTCCTGGACGACGAGATCGACGACGACGTCCTCGCCCAGGTGCCCGACGACCGCGAGGTCACGGTCCTCTGTGCGAAGGGCGGCTCCAGCGAGTACGTCGCCGGCGTCCTCAAAGAGCGCGGCTACGAGACGAACCACCTCGAAGACGGGATGAACGGCTGGGCGCGCATCTACGAGCGCGTCGAGGTCTCGCGCTACGACGGCGCCGGAACGCTCTACCAGTACCAGCGTCCCTCGAGCGGCTGTCTCGGCTACCTCCTCGTCGACGGCGACGAGGCCGCCGTGGTCGACCCGCTTCGGGCGTTCACCACCCGCTACCTCGACGACGCCGACGAACTCGACGCCGACCTCACCTACGCCATCGACACGCACATCCACGCGGACCACATCAGCGGCGTCCGTGCGCTTGACGACGAGGGTGTCGAGGGCGTGATCCCCGAGGCGTCCGTCGACCGTGGCGTCACTTACGCCGACGAACTGACGCTCGCCGCCGACGGCGACGAGTTCGCGGTCGGTGACGCGACGATCGAGACCGTCTCCACGCCCGGGCACACCTCCGGGATGACCTCGTACCTGTTCGACGACTCGCTGCTGGCCACCGGTGACGGCCTCTTCATCGAGAGCGTCGCTCGTCCCGATCTGGAGGAGGGCGACGACGGCGCCCCCGAAGCCGCGGGACAGCTCTACGACTCGCTCCAGGAACGCGTCCTGACGCTGCCCGACGACACGCTGATCGGCGGCGCCCACTTCAGCGACGCGGCCGACCCCGCCGCAGACGGAACCTATACGGCTCCGATCGGCCAATTGGAAGACGAGATGGACGCACTCACGATGGCGAAGGACGACTTCATCGAGCTGATCCTCTCGGACATGCCGCCCCGTCCGGCCAACTACGAGGACATCATTCCGACCAACCTCGGTCAGCAGGCCGCCACCGACGACGAGGCGTTCGAACTCGAGCTCGGCCCGAACAACTGCGCGGCCAGTCAGGAATCGCTGGCCGGTGACTGA
- a CDS encoding inorganic phosphate transporter, protein MDLATVLLFGLAALASLFMAWVIGAGSSGATPFAPAVGANAISTMRAAFIVGILGFVGAVTQGANVSEAVGSGLVDGVTLPPTGVIAVLLIGAGLMAIGIATGYPIATAFTVTGSVIGVGLALGGSPAWAKYVEIGALWLFTPFVGGGIAYGIASVLPRQSVPETRSVPILAGVVGAVIANLEFSFLAPIGGSLAAGGARALPIGATASAIATSFGVGLLAAVVVRWDVRRDLHGGLRRFLLVLGGLVAFSAGASQVGLAVGPLLPLLSEVSMVQPIVVLLGGGLGILVGSWTGAPRMIKAVSQEYASLGPRRSIATLVPSFLIAQTAVLLGVPVSFNEIVVSAIVGSGLAVGGAASVSPRKLGVTVLAWIGSFVLAFVLGYGGMAAVGAV, encoded by the coding sequence ATGGATCTAGCGACCGTTCTCCTGTTCGGCCTGGCCGCACTCGCGAGTCTCTTCATGGCCTGGGTCATCGGCGCCGGTTCGAGCGGCGCGACCCCATTCGCCCCCGCCGTCGGGGCCAACGCCATCTCGACGATGCGGGCCGCCTTTATCGTCGGGATCCTGGGCTTCGTCGGGGCGGTGACGCAGGGTGCGAACGTCTCGGAGGCCGTCGGCAGCGGTCTCGTCGACGGCGTCACGCTCCCGCCGACCGGCGTCATCGCCGTGTTGCTCATCGGCGCCGGCCTGATGGCGATCGGGATCGCGACCGGCTACCCCATCGCGACGGCCTTCACCGTCACCGGGTCGGTGATCGGCGTCGGGCTGGCCCTGGGCGGGTCGCCCGCGTGGGCGAAGTACGTCGAGATCGGCGCGCTGTGGCTTTTCACACCGTTCGTCGGTGGCGGGATCGCCTACGGAATCGCGAGCGTTCTCCCCCGCCAATCCGTCCCCGAGACCCGGAGCGTCCCGATCCTCGCCGGCGTCGTCGGGGCCGTCATCGCGAACCTGGAGTTTTCGTTCCTGGCGCCGATCGGCGGGAGTCTCGCGGCCGGCGGCGCCCGCGCGCTGCCCATCGGCGCGACCGCGAGCGCGATTGCGACCTCGTTCGGCGTCGGACTCCTCGCCGCGGTCGTCGTCCGCTGGGACGTCCGCCGTGACTTACACGGCGGACTCCGGCGATTCCTGCTCGTCCTCGGCGGCCTCGTCGCCTTCTCTGCCGGTGCGAGTCAGGTCGGGCTCGCCGTCGGACCGCTGTTGCCTCTGCTCTCCGAGGTATCGATGGTCCAGCCGATCGTCGTCCTCCTCGGCGGTGGCCTGGGGATCCTCGTCGGCTCCTGGACCGGTGCACCCAGAATGATCAAGGCGGTCTCTCAGGAGTACGCCTCGCTGGGCCCGCGGCGCTCCATCGCGACGCTGGTCCCCTCGTTCCTCATCGCCCAGACGGCCGTCCTGCTTGGCGTACCGGTCTCGTTCAACGAGATCGTCGTGAGCGCGATCGTCGGCAGCGGCCTCGCCGTCGGCGGCGCCGCGTCCGTCAGCCCCCGAAAGCTCGGCGTGACGGTCCTCGCCTGGATCGGCTCGTTCGTCCTCGCGTTCGTCCTCGGGTACGGCGGGATGGCGGCCGTCGGAGCGGTGTAG
- a CDS encoding YeeE/YedE family protein, whose product MAAPDRTEHPLFGPLVLVGGLVFGFGLAYSHMARPEVVLDFLQFEDFGLPFVMFGAAIVTGIAFFLVPRIRDRAPMTGDAYERRLKPFDRNVLIGGSIFGVGWGLSGICPGAAYASIGIGNVTILWALVGMFAGAYLQGVWRSRSQDTDATAASAD is encoded by the coding sequence ATGGCGGCCCCTGACCGCACCGAGCACCCGCTGTTCGGACCGCTCGTACTCGTCGGCGGCCTCGTCTTCGGGTTCGGCCTGGCCTACAGCCACATGGCCCGACCGGAGGTCGTGCTCGACTTCCTCCAGTTCGAGGACTTCGGGCTCCCGTTCGTCATGTTCGGTGCGGCGATCGTGACGGGGATCGCGTTCTTCCTCGTCCCCCGGATCCGCGATCGCGCGCCGATGACGGGCGACGCGTACGAACGCCGCCTCAAGCCCTTCGATCGCAACGTGCTGATCGGCGGGTCGATCTTCGGCGTCGGCTGGGGTCTCTCCGGGATCTGTCCCGGCGCGGCCTACGCCAGCATCGGCATCGGCAACGTCACCATCCTGTGGGCACTCGTCGGCATGTTCGCCGGCGCGTACCTCCAGGGCGTCTGGCGCAGCCGCTCGCAGGACACCGACGCAACGGCCGCCTCGGCCGACTGA
- a CDS encoding HalOD1 output domain-containing protein, which produces MNTDHPTSTPTELPEPPSLRVVEAVAEADGVDPAMLDPPLYEVLDPEALDRLFAPTPTDPSRGTVRFDYRGHEVTVRADGTVDVT; this is translated from the coding sequence ATGAATACGGATCATCCCACGTCGACACCGACCGAACTGCCCGAGCCACCGAGCCTGCGCGTCGTCGAGGCCGTCGCCGAGGCCGACGGAGTCGATCCGGCGATGCTCGATCCGCCCCTCTACGAGGTCCTCGATCCGGAAGCGCTCGACCGCCTGTTCGCGCCCACACCGACCGACCCCTCCCGCGGGACGGTCCGGTTCGACTACCGCGGTCACGAGGTGACGGTCCGGGCGGACGGCACAGTCGACGTCACGTGA
- a CDS encoding DsrE/DsrF/DrsH-like family protein, producing MSAENEPSATETAGPEIDPEEFAALRERVEELEASVVETDTGDDGKKMTIVATQGTFDMAYPPLILASTAAAFGWDVVVFHTFWGLDILHEENSQDLKLSAVGNPNMPLPNAIAALPGMDAMATKMMEKKIDENGTATIEELIDLSLESGVDLQACQMTIELMDYDEDDFYDGVTTGVGAATAIQHMAESDVQLLV from the coding sequence ATGAGCGCAGAGAACGAACCATCCGCGACTGAAACCGCTGGTCCGGAGATCGACCCCGAGGAGTTCGCGGCGCTGCGCGAGCGCGTCGAGGAGCTCGAAGCGTCGGTCGTCGAGACCGACACCGGAGACGACGGGAAGAAGATGACCATCGTCGCCACCCAGGGCACCTTCGACATGGCCTACCCGCCGCTCATCCTGGCGAGCACGGCCGCCGCCTTCGGCTGGGACGTCGTGGTCTTCCACACGTTCTGGGGTCTCGACATCCTCCACGAGGAGAACTCACAGGACCTCAAACTGTCCGCCGTCGGCAACCCGAACATGCCGCTCCCGAACGCGATCGCTGCGCTCCCCGGCATGGACGCGATGGCGACGAAGATGATGGAGAAGAAGATCGACGAGAACGGCACGGCCACCATCGAGGAACTCATCGACCTGTCGTTAGAGAGCGGCGTCGACCTCCAGGCCTGCCAGATGACCATCGAGTTGATGGACTACGACGAGGACGACTTCTACGACGGCGTCACGACCGGCGTCGGCGCCGCAACCGCGATCCAGCACATGGCCGAATCGGACGTCCAGTTGCTGGTCTGA
- a CDS encoding YeeE/YedE family protein translates to MPPELTPLLAAADLTSLSAAAEFAPLAIPAEPFPNGIGRYAIGGLLVGLGAVLIYLGTGIIAGASTFLESTLSYVSGQSRFQKYRYDRDWRVLFTVGIVLGGAVYAVFWQGGAWMTDVQPWRLLLGGVLVGIGTRIGKGCTSGHGVCGVGSASKTSIVGVITFLAVAIVTAQVVAALGVSP, encoded by the coding sequence ATGCCTCCTGAACTCACGCCGCTGCTGGCGGCGGCCGACCTCACATCGCTCTCGGCAGCCGCCGAGTTCGCCCCCCTCGCGATCCCGGCAGAGCCGTTCCCCAACGGGATCGGCCGCTACGCCATCGGGGGCCTGCTCGTCGGCCTCGGCGCCGTACTCATCTACCTCGGGACGGGGATCATCGCCGGTGCGAGCACCTTCCTCGAGTCGACGCTGTCGTACGTTTCCGGGCAGTCGCGCTTCCAGAAGTACCGGTACGACCGGGACTGGCGCGTCCTCTTCACCGTCGGGATCGTCCTCGGCGGGGCGGTCTACGCCGTCTTCTGGCAGGGCGGCGCCTGGATGACGGATGTCCAACCCTGGCGACTCCTGCTCGGCGGCGTGCTCGTCGGCATCGGCACCCGAATCGGGAAAGGTTGCACCTCGGGCCACGGCGTCTGTGGCGTCGGCTCGGCCTCGAAGACCTCGATCGTCGGCGTGATCACGTTCCTCGCCGTCGCGATCGTGACCGCACAGGTCGTCGCCGCACTGGGGGTGAGCCCGTAA
- a CDS encoding nucleotidyltransferase family protein, with amino-acid sequence MKAVVLAGGYATRLWPITRHRPKMFLPLGERTVIDRLYTELEAADRLDTVYVSTNERFAPDFEAHLADRPYEKPQLSIEETREEGEKFGVVGALEELIDREGIDDDLLVIAGDNVFDFAIESFLAFFDRRDAPTIAAYDVGEPERAGGYGVVELEGDRVVDFVEKPDDPPGTRVSIGCYAFPRETLSLLSTCLEAGNDPDEPGRFVEWLYDREPTYAYAFDGAWFDVGTRESYLDAVSWRLGGDSLVADSASLETVAVGSNVHVMAEASLVDAELERAVIFPEVTLAGTTVRRSIVDEGATLEGLDLADAMVGAHTRIPDGSRE; translated from the coding sequence ATGAAGGCCGTCGTCCTGGCCGGCGGGTACGCCACGCGGCTCTGGCCGATCACGCGCCACCGACCGAAGATGTTCCTCCCGCTGGGCGAACGAACCGTCATCGACCGCCTCTACACCGAACTCGAGGCGGCCGATCGGCTCGACACGGTCTACGTGAGCACGAACGAGCGGTTCGCCCCCGACTTCGAGGCGCACCTGGCCGATCGTCCCTACGAGAAACCGCAGCTGTCGATCGAGGAGACGCGCGAGGAGGGCGAGAAGTTCGGCGTCGTCGGCGCGCTCGAGGAGTTGATCGACCGCGAGGGAATCGACGACGACCTGCTGGTGATCGCGGGCGACAACGTCTTCGACTTCGCGATCGAGTCCTTCCTCGCGTTCTTCGACCGGCGGGACGCCCCGACGATCGCCGCCTACGACGTCGGCGAGCCCGAGCGGGCCGGCGGCTACGGCGTCGTCGAGTTGGAGGGCGACCGCGTCGTCGACTTCGTGGAAAAGCCCGACGATCCGCCCGGGACGCGCGTCTCGATCGGGTGCTACGCGTTCCCCCGCGAGACCCTCTCACTGCTCTCGACGTGCCTCGAGGCCGGGAACGACCCGGACGAGCCGGGGCGGTTCGTCGAGTGGCTCTACGACCGGGAACCGACGTACGCGTACGCGTTCGACGGGGCCTGGTTCGACGTCGGCACCAGGGAGAGCTACCTCGACGCCGTTTCCTGGCGCCTCGGCGGCGATTCGCTGGTCGCCGACTCGGCGTCCCTCGAGACCGTCGCCGTCGGGTCGAACGTCCACGTGATGGCGGAGGCGAGCCTCGTCGACGCCGAACTCGAGCGTGCGGTGATCTTCCCAGAGGTGACGCTCGCGGGAACGACCGTCCGGCGGTCGATCGTCGACGAGGGCGCCACGCTGGAGGGACTCGACCTCGCGGACGCGATGGTCGGCGCCCACACCCGGATTCCGGACGGTTCGCGGGAGTGA